The Phycisphaeraceae bacterium genome has a segment encoding these proteins:
- a CDS encoding amino acid adenylation domain-containing protein, which yields MSDRPALENVQDILPLTPMQQFTLLEIAHAPDSIAYFEQFTFLIRGPIDPAAYQRAWESVIARCPALRAQFIWQKDDRPLQIIRKHVNLPWTNLDWSTPDAPPLDDYLARDRATLFKLTRPPLMRFALARLEHNLHRVIWSFHHILIDAWSVSIILADVHATYHALTQNHAPDLPPPASFQSALAALARFPASDAERYWTALLAGLDTPTPLPASRPDHDIPGRSRQPTVIPATLPDSDYTHIRQFARENRFTLSTLMLAAWTLVLSRYTRNDDIIFGTTFSGRSLDTPDIERIVGLLMNAAPVRAQIPRNTTIADFLSSIQKQISDSTRFEQTPLSDIHRCAHFPPRTPLFNSIVVFGNYPLDDARSGRASPISIESPKSFGWTDVPLTLMVTPWKTFDIEARFDTAAVDPALVRQLLDDTLRTMRRLAADPALSIDAIEITDDADRLRLITLPNQTIASNPPATIQSLFAEQARKTPNATAYRYNSSSLTYAALDRQSAAVAAHLISLGVSPNTPIAVCIEPSLQLPTALLGVLRANCCYVPLDPTYPAARLEHILRDAAPPFVLATADTAAVLPPSLATVINIATIKPSNAPLPSPDATVAYITYTSGSTGLPKGVRGTHAGAINRFRWMWNWRPFQPNETTSWQTTINFVDHVWEAFGPLLAGVPINILPHQTVKDPRALVAALRKNKISRITVVPALLEAILDTHPDLHKHLPHLRICVSSGEALSWNRAQRFLAALPHVELINLYGSSEIAADATAHVVTSADIDAGVIPIGRPISNVKIALLDHRLHPTPPNVPGIIHVAGPCLADGYHNRPDLTAERFLPNPNPIPIPELNASTLFNTGDLARWNDQGNLEYLGRADNQTKIRGFRVELGEVEHTISMHPAVLEAAVIARNTHTGTALHAYFVPANGSTEPTDHTPEIRRFLKGRLPDYMLPAALIPLDHLPRTPNGKLNRTALPDPTNIITTEPITDPTTRRICEIFQSLLALPAVGPAQSFFDLGGHSLLAVKLVARIEAEFKKTIPLAALLRASTPAALRDLIEGNQSPHDTSVIAPFRTTGSRIPFFCIHGMDGNVLFLERLLPGLSPDQPLYGIMARGVHGDATPLTTIEDMADHYLDAIRTIQPQGPYILGGYSLGGAIALEIAHRLTQLDQPVERIIMIDTRVLRQAAGRSLQRTLRKRFIYQLRSGPRHFLRTLWIGPVERNAYKLCARFNLPIPRRLRPWPVRFANLSAYFKYRPRPWAGPISLLRAQHQEDEYKDLHALGWENFARGELNVHPLPCDHLNFFSPRSAGVLARELDRILTPAPIHTSSST from the coding sequence ATGAGTGACCGCCCAGCACTTGAAAACGTTCAGGACATCCTCCCTCTGACTCCAATGCAGCAGTTCACGCTGCTCGAAATCGCTCACGCCCCGGACTCCATCGCATACTTCGAGCAATTCACCTTCCTCATCCGTGGCCCCATCGATCCCGCCGCATATCAGCGCGCATGGGAATCCGTCATCGCCCGCTGCCCCGCCCTCCGCGCACAATTCATCTGGCAAAAAGACGACCGCCCCCTCCAGATCATCCGCAAGCACGTCAACCTCCCCTGGACCAACCTCGACTGGTCCACCCCCGACGCGCCACCACTCGACGACTATCTCGCGCGCGATCGCGCCACACTCTTCAAACTCACCCGCCCCCCACTCATGCGCTTCGCCCTCGCGCGTCTCGAACACAACCTCCACCGCGTCATCTGGTCATTCCACCACATCCTCATCGACGCATGGTCCGTCTCCATCATCCTCGCCGACGTCCACGCAACCTACCACGCACTCACCCAGAACCACGCTCCCGATCTCCCTCCCCCCGCTTCATTCCAAAGCGCCCTCGCCGCTCTGGCCCGCTTCCCCGCTTCCGATGCCGAGCGCTACTGGACCGCTCTCCTCGCCGGCCTCGATACCCCCACTCCACTCCCCGCCTCTCGCCCCGACCACGACATCCCCGGACGCTCCAGACAACCCACCGTCATCCCCGCAACTCTCCCCGACTCCGACTACACACACATCAGGCAGTTCGCACGCGAAAATCGCTTCACCCTCAGCACACTCATGCTCGCCGCATGGACCCTCGTCCTCAGCCGCTACACACGCAACGACGACATCATCTTCGGCACCACCTTCTCAGGCCGCTCACTCGACACCCCAGACATCGAACGCATCGTCGGCCTCCTCATGAACGCCGCACCCGTCCGCGCCCAGATCCCCCGCAACACAACCATCGCCGACTTCCTCTCCTCAATCCAGAAACAAATCTCCGACTCCACCCGCTTCGAACAAACCCCCCTCTCCGACATCCACCGCTGCGCACACTTCCCACCACGCACCCCACTCTTCAACTCCATCGTCGTCTTCGGCAACTACCCCCTCGACGACGCACGCTCCGGCCGCGCATCACCAATCTCCATCGAATCCCCAAAATCCTTCGGCTGGACCGACGTCCCCCTCACCCTCATGGTCACCCCATGGAAAACATTCGACATCGAAGCCCGATTCGACACCGCAGCCGTCGATCCCGCACTCGTCCGCCAACTCCTCGATGACACCCTGCGCACCATGCGCCGCCTCGCCGCCGATCCGGCCCTCTCCATCGACGCAATCGAAATCACCGACGACGCCGATCGCCTTCGCCTCATCACGCTCCCCAATCAAACCATCGCCTCAAACCCTCCCGCCACCATCCAAAGCCTCTTCGCCGAGCAAGCCCGCAAAACCCCAAACGCCACCGCATACCGATACAACTCCTCCTCGCTCACCTACGCCGCCCTCGACCGCCAGAGCGCCGCAGTCGCCGCCCACCTCATCTCCCTCGGCGTCTCGCCCAACACCCCCATCGCAGTCTGCATCGAACCATCGCTCCAGCTCCCCACCGCCCTCCTCGGCGTCCTCCGCGCCAACTGCTGCTACGTCCCACTCGATCCCACCTACCCCGCAGCACGCCTCGAACACATCCTCCGCGACGCCGCACCCCCATTCGTCCTCGCAACCGCCGACACCGCCGCCGTTCTCCCTCCCAGCCTCGCAACCGTCATCAACATCGCCACCATCAAACCCTCCAACGCCCCCCTCCCATCGCCCGACGCAACCGTCGCCTACATCACCTACACCTCCGGCTCCACGGGCCTCCCCAAAGGCGTCCGCGGCACACACGCCGGCGCCATCAACCGCTTCCGATGGATGTGGAACTGGCGACCCTTCCAACCAAACGAAACCACCTCCTGGCAGACCACCATCAACTTCGTCGATCACGTCTGGGAAGCCTTCGGTCCACTCCTCGCCGGCGTCCCCATCAACATCCTCCCACACCAAACCGTCAAAGACCCACGCGCACTCGTCGCCGCACTCCGCAAAAACAAAATCTCACGCATCACCGTCGTCCCCGCACTCCTCGAAGCCATCCTCGACACACACCCAGACCTCCACAAACACCTCCCGCACCTCCGCATCTGCGTCTCCAGCGGCGAAGCACTCTCCTGGAACCGCGCCCAGCGCTTCCTCGCCGCACTCCCGCACGTCGAACTCATCAACCTCTACGGCTCATCCGAAATCGCCGCCGACGCCACCGCACACGTCGTCACCTCCGCCGACATCGACGCCGGTGTCATTCCCATCGGCCGCCCCATCTCCAACGTCAAAATCGCCCTCCTCGATCATCGCCTCCACCCAACCCCCCCCAACGTCCCCGGCATCATCCACGTCGCCGGACCATGCCTCGCCGATGGCTACCACAACCGCCCCGACCTCACCGCCGAACGCTTCCTCCCCAACCCCAACCCCATCCCCATCCCCGAACTCAACGCATCAACCCTCTTCAACACCGGCGACCTCGCACGCTGGAACGACCAAGGCAACCTCGAATACCTCGGCCGCGCCGACAACCAGACCAAAATCCGAGGCTTCCGCGTCGAACTCGGCGAAGTCGAACACACCATCAGCATGCACCCCGCCGTCCTCGAAGCCGCCGTCATCGCGCGCAACACCCACACCGGCACCGCACTCCACGCCTACTTCGTCCCAGCCAACGGCAGCACCGAGCCCACCGACCACACGCCCGAAATCCGCCGCTTCCTCAAAGGCCGCCTCCCCGACTACATGCTCCCCGCCGCACTCATCCCCCTCGATCACCTCCCGCGCACCCCCAACGGCAAACTCAACCGCACCGCCCTCCCCGACCCCACCAACATCATCACCACCGAGCCCATCACCGATCCCACCACACGCCGCATCTGCGAAATCTTCCAATCCCTCCTCGCCCTCCCCGCCGTCGGCCCTGCTCAATCCTTCTTCGACCTCGGCGGCCACTCCCTCCTCGCCGTCAAACTCGTCGCACGCATCGAAGCCGAGTTCAAAAAGACCATCCCCCTCGCCGCCCTCCTCCGCGCCTCCACCCCCGCCGCCCTGCGCGACCTCATCGAAGGCAATCAATCCCCACACGACACCTCCGTCATCGCCCCCTTCCGCACCACCGGCTCACGCATCCCCTTCTTCTGCATCCACGGCATGGACGGCAACGTCCTCTTCCTCGAACGCCTTCTCCCCGGCCTCTCCCCCGATCAGCCCCTCTACGGCATCATGGCACGCGGTGTCCACGGCGACGCAACCCCGCTGACCACCATCGAAGACATGGCCGATCATTACCTCGACGCCATCCGCACCATCCAACCGCAAGGCCCCTACATCCTCGGCGGCTACTCCCTCGGCGGCGCCATCGCACTCGAAATCGCCCACCGCCTCACACAACTCGATCAGCCCGTCGAACGCATCATCATGATCGACACCCGAGTCCTCCGACAGGCCGCCGGTCGCTCGCTCCAGCGCACCCTCCGCAAACGCTTCATCTATCAACTCCGCTCCGGCCCGCGCCACTTCCTCCGAACGCTCTGGATCGGCCCCGTCGAACGCAACGCCTACAAACTCTGCGCACGCTTCAACCTCCCCATCCCGCGCCGCCTCCGCCCCTGGCCAGTGCGCTTCGCCAACCTCTCCGCCTACTTCAAATACCGCCCCCGCCCCTGGGCCGGACCCATCTCCCTCCTCCGCGCCCAGCATCAGGAAGACGAATACAAAGACCTCCACGCCCTCGGCTGGGAAAACTTCGCCCGCGGCGAGCTCAACGTCCATCCACTCCCCTGCGACCATCTCAACTTCTTTAGCCCGCGCTCCGCCGGCGTCCTGGCACGCGAACTCGACCGCATCCTCACCCCCGCCCCCATTCACACCTCCTCCTCAACCTGA